The following are encoded together in the Oncorhynchus masou masou isolate Uvic2021 chromosome 5, UVic_Omas_1.1, whole genome shotgun sequence genome:
- the LOC135528661 gene encoding uncharacterized protein LOC135528661 — protein MNPGREGTNVTGAILHRYFNVDCEKHSIKVTWKVSPELVEHAARLFLGHCVPSTFSVLPTGEGMATFHYNLNGCAIKKRVTGKKHIYSTSLTYRPNRKPKPAAISHHIKCVYISPEGWIPPFLIPAYGSAEGHGGLVFHMALLNEDLTGLAKSSLFPLGSFIPIWAAVDQKDHQPLLLLLEECVAATTPELQSASLVYPIITNKGCLADGKTGNSRFLPRYHSSAILLYLQSFKFALGEEVYIHCKLVAWDPEVFDIEKKACHYIKETGEWELLDDPSQSDLCKCCDSSCKPRLKGVWIQVF, from the exons ATTTTAATGTGGATTGTGAGAAACACTCCATTAAAGTGACATGGAAGGTCAGTCCAGAGTTGGTTGAACATGCTGCCCGTCttttccttggacactgtgttccgTCCACATTTTCTGTTCTTCCCACGGGAGAAGGGATGGCGACATTCCACTACAACCTCAATGGCTGTGCCATCAAGAAACGG GTGACTGGCAAAAAACACATCTATTCAACCAGCCTGACTTACAGACCTAACCGAAAGCCCAAACCTGCTGCTATTAGTCACCATATAAAGTGTGTTTACATAAG CCCTGAGGGATGGATTCCCCCATTCCTTATCCCTGCCTATGGTAGTGCTGAGGGTCATGGAGGATTGGTTTTCCACATGGCACTCCTCAATG AAGACCTTACTGGTCTGGCTAAGAGCAGCCTGTTTCCCCTGGGCTCTTTCATCCCCATCTGGGCAGCAGTGGATCAGAAGGACCATCAGCCCTTGCTGCTGCTCTTGGAGGAGTGTGTGGCGGCCACAACACCAGAACTGCAGTCTGCGAGCCTGGTGTACCCCATCATCACCAACAAGGG TTGCCTTGCAGATGGGAAGACTGGGAACTCCAGGTTCCTGCCTAGGTACCACTCGTCTGCTATTCTGCTTTACCTGCAGTCCTTCAAGTTTGCCTTAGGCGAGGAA GTGTATATTCATTGTAAGCTTGTTGCATGGGACCCTGAGGTTTTTGATATAGAAAAGAAGGCCTGCCACTACATTAAAGAGACTGGAGA ATGGGAGCTGCTGGACGACCCGTCTCAAAGTGACCTCTGCAAGTGCTGTGACTCGAGTTGCAAGCCTCGGTTGAAAGGGGTGTGGATTCAGGTATTTTGA